A genomic region of Peptoniphilus sp. ING2-D1G contains the following coding sequences:
- a CDS encoding radical SAM domain protein (Binds 1 4Fe-4S cluster. The cluster is coordinated with 3 cysteines and an exchangeable S-adenosyl-L-methionine; High confidence in function and specificity), with translation MDIHKFNLNNKYIVLDVPSASVHVVDEIIYDLLDDFNNLTNDELINKYKNKYDEALLLEAISEINELKENEMLFTEDQRLIKANYNNDNIIKAMCLHVAHDCNLSCSYCFASQGNFKGQRMLMDEETGKKALDFLIENSGNRRNLEVDFFGGEPLLNFEVVKKLVKYGREIEKQHNKHFRFTITTNGMLLDDDKIDFINENMDNVVLSLDGRREVNDHMRPTINGKGSYDIIVPKFKKLVEKRGDKDYYIRGTFTNENLDFSEDLKTFYKEGFKKTSIEPVVTDEKQRYAIREEHLSKILEEYEKLSKDYIEIRKKDKDFLFFHFMIDLTQGPCAVKRTVGCGAGSEYVAITPEGDIYPCHQFVGEKDFKLGNIYEGIKNTELRDNFKCTNIFTKDKCSECWARYYCSGGCHANAYYSNNDINEPFALGCEMEKKRIECAISIVANEKMS, from the coding sequence GTGGATATTCACAAATTTAATTTAAACAATAAATACATTGTTTTAGACGTGCCCAGCGCATCTGTGCATGTTGTCGATGAAATAATTTATGATTTATTGGATGATTTTAACAATCTTACTAATGATGAATTGATAAATAAATATAAAAATAAATATGATGAAGCTCTGCTATTAGAAGCAATAAGCGAAATTAATGAACTTAAAGAAAATGAAATGCTTTTTACGGAAGACCAAAGATTAATCAAAGCAAATTACAACAATGACAATATAATAAAAGCCATGTGTCTACATGTTGCACATGACTGCAATTTAAGTTGCAGTTATTGTTTTGCCTCTCAAGGAAATTTTAAAGGGCAAAGAATGTTGATGGATGAAGAAACAGGGAAGAAAGCTCTGGACTTTTTAATTGAAAATTCCGGTAACAGGAGAAATCTCGAGGTTGATTTTTTTGGCGGAGAGCCTTTATTGAATTTTGAAGTGGTAAAAAAACTTGTAAAATACGGAAGAGAAATTGAAAAGCAACATAATAAGCATTTTAGATTTACAATAACAACCAATGGAATGCTTTTAGATGACGATAAAATAGACTTTATAAATGAAAATATGGATAATGTAGTTTTATCTCTTGACGGAAGAAGAGAAGTAAACGATCATATGAGACCTACAATAAATGGGAAGGGCTCTTATGATATAATAGTTCCTAAATTTAAGAAATTGGTAGAAAAAAGAGGCGATAAAGACTACTACATCAGAGGAACATTTACCAATGAAAATTTGGATTTCTCAGAGGACTTAAAAACTTTTTACAAAGAAGGATTTAAAAAAACATCAATTGAGCCGGTGGTAACGGACGAAAAGCAGCGCTATGCTATAAGAGAAGAACATCTTTCTAAAATCTTGGAAGAGTATGAAAAATTAAGCAAGGATTATATTGAAATAAGAAAAAAAGACAAAGACTTCCTATTTTTTCATTTTATGATTGACTTAACGCAAGGTCCCTGTGCAGTAAAAAGAACGGTGGGTTGTGGCGCGGGTTCGGAATATGTTGCAATTACGCCTGAAGGGGATATATACCCCTGCCATCAATTTGTAGGGGAAAAGGACTTTAAGCTGGGAAATATTTATGAAGGGATAAAAAACACCGAACTTAGAGATAACTTCAAATGTACAAATATTTTCACTAAGGATAAATGTTCAGAATGTTGGGCCAGGTATTATTGTAGCGGTGGATGTCACGCAAACGCTTATTATTCAAACAATGACATAAACGAACCTTTTGCGCTGGGGTGTGAAATGGAAAAGAAGAGAATAGAGTGTGCAATATCCATAGTTGCTAATGAGAAGATGAGCTAA
- the tgt gene encoding Queuine tRNA-ribosyltransferase (Exchanges the guanine residue with 7-aminomethyl-7-deazaguanine in tRNAs with GUN anticodons (tRNA-Asp, -Asn, -His and -Tyr). After this exchange, a cyclopentendiol moiety is attached to the 7-aminomethyl group of 7-deazaguanine, resulting in the hypermodified nucleoside queuosine (Q) (7-(((4, 5-cis-dihydroxy-2-cyclopenten-1-yl)amino)methyl)-7-deazaguanosine); High confidence in function and specificity) yields MFKFELIKESKECKARLGKITTDHGEIETPIFMPVGTRATVKTMTPEELKALNAQIILSNTYHLFLKPGTEIIKKSGGLHKFMNWDKPILTDSGGFQVFSLSDSRKISEDGVEFRSHIDGSKRFLSPEISIDIQNILGSDIIMCFDECAPYPATYEYIENSMNRTTRWAKRCKEHHKNTDRQALFGIVQGGMYKDLRKESAEALVELDFPGYAIGGLSVGEPLELMNEILDFTVDYLPKDKPRYLMGVGTPDYLFEAVERGIDMADCVLPTRIARNGTALTANGKLVIKNSKYKDDFSKLDPECDCYTCKNYTRAYIRHLFNVDEILALRLATIHNLHFLINLMKNIRDAIKNNCFIEFKDDFYKKYGYN; encoded by the coding sequence ATGTTTAAATTTGAATTAATAAAAGAATCTAAGGAGTGTAAAGCGAGGCTCGGCAAGATCACAACGGATCACGGAGAAATAGAAACGCCCATATTTATGCCTGTAGGTACAAGAGCCACAGTAAAAACCATGACCCCGGAAGAATTAAAAGCATTAAATGCGCAGATAATTTTATCCAACACATATCATTTATTTTTAAAACCGGGAACAGAGATTATCAAAAAATCCGGTGGGTTGCATAAATTCATGAATTGGGACAAGCCGATACTCACAGATAGTGGTGGGTTCCAAGTATTTAGTTTATCTGATTCAAGGAAAATCTCAGAAGACGGGGTGGAATTCAGATCTCATATAGACGGTTCAAAACGATTTTTATCTCCCGAGATATCAATTGATATCCAAAATATTCTCGGTTCAGATATTATTATGTGTTTTGATGAATGCGCTCCATATCCGGCAACCTATGAATATATAGAAAATTCTATGAATAGGACTACAAGATGGGCAAAAAGATGCAAAGAACATCACAAAAACACGGACAGACAAGCTCTTTTCGGAATTGTTCAAGGTGGTATGTACAAAGATTTAAGAAAAGAATCTGCAGAAGCTCTTGTTGAACTTGATTTCCCTGGATATGCAATTGGAGGATTAAGTGTTGGAGAACCCTTGGAATTAATGAATGAGATACTTGATTTCACCGTCGATTATCTTCCTAAAGATAAGCCCAGATATTTAATGGGAGTTGGGACACCGGACTATTTGTTTGAAGCGGTGGAAAGAGGAATCGACATGGCTGATTGTGTTTTGCCGACGAGAATTGCAAGAAATGGAACTGCATTGACAGCTAATGGAAAGCTCGTAATAAAAAATTCGAAATATAAAGACGATTTTTCAAAACTTGATCCCGAGTGCGACTGTTATACTTGTAAGAACTATACCAGAGCATATATAAGGCATTTATTTAATGTAGATGAGATACTGGCTTTAAGACTTGCAACAATACACAACTTACATTTTTTAATAAATTTAATGAAAAATATCAGAGATGCCATTAAAAATAATTGCTTTATTGAATTTAAAGATGACTTTTATAAGAAATACGGTTATAATTAA
- a CDS encoding Preprotein translocase subunit (Preprotein translocase subunit YajC [Intracellular trafficking and secretion]; Family membership), with amino-acid sequence MGDMNQLLGAFGPFVLMMIAFYFLFIRPQKKRENQIKEMRENLKVGDEIITIGGIKGTIVLIKEDYLVLETSGNKSRIDLMKWGVNSVVVDKEDLKS; translated from the coding sequence ATGGGAGATATGAATCAACTATTAGGAGCTTTTGGGCCTTTTGTGTTGATGATGATTGCTTTCTATTTTTTGTTTATAAGACCTCAAAAAAAGAGAGAAAATCAAATCAAAGAAATGAGAGAAAATCTTAAAGTCGGAGATGAAATTATTACAATCGGTGGAATTAAGGGTACAATTGTTCTAATAAAAGAAGATTATTTAGTTTTAGAAACTTCTGGCAATAAGTCCAGGATTGATCTCATGAAATGGGGGGTTAATTCTGTAGTTGTAGATAAAGAAGATTTAAAATCATAA
- a CDS encoding single-stranded-DNA-specific exonuclease RecJ (It is predicted that this family of proteins all perform a phosphoesterase function. It included the single stranded DNA exonuclease RecJ; High confidence in function and specificity): protein MEKWILKQNTENKINYVQLGLSEYIYQILLNRNIDTKEKIEKFLKSKIEDMNTPLLLPDIIKASNLIINKINRKEKIRIIGDYDVDGVMSTYILYKGLTILGGIVDYKIPSRAEDGYGINNSMIEDAVIDGIGLIITCDNGIAAINEIEYAKSKEIDIIITDHHEPPIVDGKEVLPDCPYIVDPKRSTSKYPFVDICGAVVAFKLIEYLFKINSIEESRLHNEFLEFAAIATICDVMPLIDENRIVVHYGLRNLNKTSNIGLRALMEASDILGKEIQVYHVGFIIGPTINSSGRLKTADFSLKLLLEENYNNALKIAKSLRELNSKRQKLTDEGFISVDNKIKQYKMEKKFPVFVLRDKEIDESIVGIVAGRIKEKYNHPTIVLTESKGLLKGSGRSIEEYNMFEKISELKHLLDRFGGHAMACGLSLKEENYKDFVININNDSKLKRRDLIKKVYIDLNLKLLEIDNYLLMDIDKLKPFGNGNPKPVFATKNLKIMDFKVFGKENNVLKMVLNDGTAKLPAVLFEKIETFYDNISIFLEKKRLDDLINYGNADFNLDIVYTPVINEYKGNKNIQLNIANYRISGVNCDRRIN from the coding sequence ATGGAAAAATGGATACTTAAACAGAATACTGAAAATAAAATAAATTATGTTCAATTAGGCTTAAGTGAATATATTTATCAAATTTTATTAAATAGAAATATAGACACAAAAGAAAAAATAGAAAAATTTTTAAAGTCAAAAATAGAAGATATGAATACACCGCTACTTCTTCCAGATATAATAAAAGCGTCAAATTTGATAATAAATAAAATAAATAGAAAAGAAAAAATAAGGATAATAGGCGACTACGATGTAGATGGTGTTATGAGCACCTATATTTTATACAAAGGTCTTACTATCTTAGGTGGCATAGTCGATTATAAAATACCTTCAAGAGCTGAGGATGGATACGGAATTAATAATTCTATGATTGAAGATGCTGTCATTGATGGAATTGGGTTGATAATAACTTGTGACAATGGAATAGCTGCCATAAATGAAATTGAATATGCTAAGAGTAAAGAAATTGATATCATCATAACCGACCACCATGAACCACCTATAGTTGATGGGAAGGAAGTATTACCCGACTGCCCTTATATAGTAGATCCGAAAAGAAGCACCTCAAAATATCCCTTTGTAGATATTTGCGGAGCGGTAGTAGCTTTTAAATTAATAGAATATTTGTTTAAAATAAACTCGATAGAAGAAAGCAGATTACATAATGAATTTTTGGAATTTGCTGCTATTGCTACTATTTGTGATGTTATGCCGCTTATTGATGAAAATAGGATAGTAGTTCACTATGGGCTCAGAAATTTAAATAAAACCTCAAATATCGGACTAAGAGCACTTATGGAAGCAAGCGACATCTTAGGAAAAGAAATTCAGGTTTATCATGTTGGGTTTATTATCGGGCCGACCATCAATTCCAGTGGCAGATTAAAAACAGCAGATTTCTCATTAAAACTGTTACTTGAAGAAAATTATAATAACGCCTTAAAAATAGCAAAGAGTTTAAGAGAATTAAATTCTAAAAGGCAGAAACTGACAGATGAGGGGTTTATTTCTGTCGATAATAAAATAAAACAATATAAAATGGAAAAGAAATTTCCTGTGTTTGTACTTAGAGATAAAGAGATAGATGAGTCTATAGTGGGAATTGTAGCGGGAAGAATTAAAGAAAAATATAATCATCCAACTATAGTATTAACTGAGTCGAAGGGTTTATTGAAAGGTTCGGGCAGAAGTATTGAAGAGTACAATATGTTTGAAAAAATTTCAGAACTAAAGCACTTACTCGATAGATTCGGAGGACATGCAATGGCCTGCGGGTTGAGTTTAAAAGAGGAAAATTACAAGGATTTTGTAATAAATATCAATAACGATTCAAAGCTAAAAAGAAGAGATTTGATAAAAAAAGTATATATAGATTTAAACTTAAAACTTTTAGAAATAGATAATTATTTATTAATGGATATAGACAAGCTCAAACCCTTTGGCAACGGAAACCCTAAACCTGTTTTTGCTACTAAAAATTTAAAAATCATGGATTTTAAAGTTTTTGGTAAAGAAAATAACGTATTAAAAATGGTTTTAAACGATGGTACTGCAAAATTGCCAGCTGTATTATTTGAAAAAATAGAAACATTTTATGATAATATCTCCATATTTTTAGAAAAAAAGCGCTTAGATGATTTAATCAATTATGGAAATGCAGATTTCAATTTGGATATTGTATATACACCTGTAATAAATGAATATAAGGGAAATAAAAATATTCAATTAAATATTGCTAATTATAGAATAAGTGGTGTTAACTGTGATAGAAGAATTAATTAA
- the relA gene encoding GTP pyrophosphokinase (In eubacteria ppGpp (guanosine 3'-diphosphate 5-' diphosphate) is a mediator of the stringent response that coordinates a variety of cellular activities in response to changes in nutritional abundance. This enzyme catalyzes the formation of pppGpp which is then hydrolyzed to form ppGp; High confidence in function and specificity) has product MVLTVIEELIKKIKTYNPDLDEEMLRKAYNLAYEHHKGQKRNSGEDYIIHPLNVAMILADMNMDTPTIVAGLLHDTIEDTDVSYEDIKTMFREEIADLVDGVTKLKKLSYKTKQEKQAENIRKMVLAMAKDIRVIIVKLADRLHNMRTLEYMTDAKKKEKALETLEIYAPIADRLGMSRIKWELEDSSLRYLDPENYYQLMDMVNKRRNEREDLINSIIDTLKRNLDKVNIKSDIHGRPKNFYSIYKKMKIKGKAFDEIYDLSAIRVLVDDIKDCYGALGVVHTLWKPIPGRFKDYIAMPKPNNYQSLHTTVIDDNGETFEVQIRTYKMHQTAEYGIAAHWKYKSGATKTTSFDENLTWLRQLLEWQKDLNDPNDFIETLKIDFFADEVFVFTPNGDVINLPEGSTPIDFAYRIHSAIGNTCTGAKINGRIVPLDYVLNSGDIIEIITNSNSGPSKDWLKIVKSNQAKKKIQQYFKVKDRDKNIEKGRDSLEREAKKLGYKVNDILKDEWLEDVIGKLSVSTVEDLYAGIGFGSITINQVFSKLIDIYKKVHKTDVPVVNSIQHKPRKVSQDGIILKDIDNVKVRFAKCCNPVPGDDVVGYITIGRGVSVHRSDCTNIKNLINSDKIVDVYWDTEEGASYSTEIEVKAFDKKNVISDVASKINDMNLYMHSLNARVNKDKDLYLDIVVDIKNKEDLNKILEKIKKITNVIDAYRVKG; this is encoded by the coding sequence GTGGTGTTAACTGTGATAGAAGAATTAATTAAAAAAATAAAAACTTACAATCCAGATCTTGATGAAGAGATGTTGAGAAAAGCCTATAATCTCGCATATGAGCATCATAAGGGACAAAAAAGAAATTCAGGAGAGGATTATATTATCCATCCTCTGAATGTGGCCATGATACTTGCGGATATGAATATGGATACACCGACAATAGTTGCAGGGCTTCTTCATGATACCATTGAAGATACCGATGTAAGCTATGAAGATATAAAAACCATGTTTAGAGAAGAAATAGCTGATCTTGTAGATGGAGTTACAAAGCTTAAAAAATTAAGCTATAAAACCAAACAGGAAAAGCAAGCTGAAAACATTCGTAAAATGGTATTGGCAATGGCGAAAGACATAAGAGTAATAATAGTTAAACTTGCCGATAGACTTCATAACATGAGAACTCTCGAATATATGACAGATGCCAAAAAAAAGGAAAAAGCTTTGGAAACATTAGAAATATATGCTCCTATTGCCGATAGACTTGGAATGAGTAGAATTAAGTGGGAACTTGAAGACTCTTCTCTAAGATACTTGGACCCTGAAAATTACTATCAATTGATGGATATGGTAAATAAGAGAAGAAATGAAAGAGAAGATCTCATTAATAGTATAATTGATACGTTGAAGAGAAATCTCGACAAGGTAAATATAAAATCAGACATACATGGAAGACCAAAAAATTTCTATTCAATATATAAAAAGATGAAAATTAAAGGTAAAGCCTTCGATGAAATATATGATTTATCTGCCATTCGTGTATTAGTTGATGATATCAAGGATTGCTATGGGGCACTGGGAGTAGTTCATACTCTTTGGAAACCTATTCCGGGCAGATTTAAAGATTATATTGCCATGCCTAAGCCCAATAACTATCAGTCATTACACACAACGGTAATTGATGACAACGGCGAAACCTTTGAAGTTCAAATTAGAACGTATAAGATGCATCAAACAGCTGAATATGGTATTGCTGCTCACTGGAAATACAAATCCGGTGCGACTAAAACTACATCCTTTGATGAAAATTTAACCTGGCTAAGACAACTTTTGGAATGGCAAAAGGATTTAAACGACCCCAACGACTTTATTGAAACTCTTAAAATCGACTTTTTTGCCGATGAGGTATTTGTCTTTACTCCCAATGGAGATGTAATAAATCTACCTGAAGGCTCCACTCCCATAGATTTTGCTTATAGAATTCACTCCGCAATAGGAAATACTTGTACAGGAGCTAAAATAAACGGCAGAATAGTACCTCTTGATTATGTGCTTAACAGTGGAGATATAATTGAGATTATTACTAATTCAAATTCAGGACCCTCAAAAGACTGGTTAAAAATCGTAAAGAGCAATCAGGCTAAAAAGAAAATACAGCAATACTTCAAAGTAAAAGACAGAGATAAAAATATTGAAAAAGGCAGAGATAGTTTAGAGCGTGAAGCGAAAAAATTAGGGTACAAAGTAAACGACATTTTAAAAGATGAATGGCTTGAGGATGTCATAGGAAAACTTAGCGTTTCTACAGTTGAAGATTTATATGCGGGAATAGGTTTTGGAAGTATAACCATAAATCAAGTATTTTCCAAATTAATAGATATATACAAAAAGGTACATAAGACAGATGTTCCTGTTGTCAACTCAATACAGCATAAACCCAGAAAAGTTTCACAAGACGGTATTATTTTAAAAGATATTGACAATGTAAAGGTAAGATTTGCAAAATGCTGCAATCCTGTACCGGGAGATGATGTAGTAGGATATATAACCATAGGTAGAGGAGTTTCCGTTCACAGATCAGATTGTACAAATATCAAAAATTTAATAAACTCCGATAAAATAGTTGATGTTTATTGGGATACGGAAGAAGGAGCAAGCTATAGCACTGAGATTGAAGTAAAAGCTTTTGACAAGAAAAATGTAATTTCTGATGTAGCCAGCAAAATAAATGACATGAATTTATATATGCATTCTCTTAACGCAAGAGTCAATAAGGATAAAGATTTATATTTAGATATAGTTGTCGACATAAAGAACAAAGAGGATTTAAATAAAATACTTGAAAAAATAAAGAAGATAACCAATGTAATAGACGCATATAGAGTTAAAGGATAG